The genome window GGACGGCGGGGGTCCCGCCGACGTTGTGCAGGTCTTCCTGGACCCACTTGCCGCTCGGCTTGAGATCGGCGATGTAGGGGACGCGGTCGCTGACTTTCTGGAAGTCGTCAATCGTCAGGTCGACACCGACCGCGCGGGCCATGGCGATCAGGTGCAGGACGGCGTTCGTCGACCCGCCGACCGTCATGATGAGGACCATCGCGTTCTCGAACGCCTGGCGGGTCATGATGTCCCGCGGCTTGATGTCCTTTTCGAGCAGGACGCGGATCGCCTTGCCGGCGTCGAGGCATTCCTGAAGCTTGGCCGGGTCTTCGGCCGGGATCGATGACGAGAACGGCAGCGTCATCCCCATCGCCTCGATGGCGCTCGCCATCGTGTTGGCCGTGTACATCCCGCCGCAGGCTCCGGCGCCGGGACAGGACTTCTCGACGATGTTCCGCCGCTCCGCTTCGTCGATCTTGCCGGCGAGGTACTGGCCGTAGGACTGGAAGGCCGAGACGATGTCGAGTTTTTCGCCCTTCAGCGAGCAGCCCGGCTTGATCGTGCCGCCGTAGATCATGAGGGCCGGGCGGTTGAGGCGGCCCATCGCCATCAGGCAGCCGGGCATGTTCTTGTCGCAGCCCGGGATCGAGATCAGGCCGTCGTACCACTGGGCTCCCATGACGGTCTCGATCGAGTCGGCGATGATCTCTCGCGACTGGAGGGAATAGGACATTCCGTCCGTTCCCATCGAGATCCCGTCGCTGACGCCGATCGTGTTGAACCGCATTCCGACGAGTCCCGCCGCCACGACCCCTTCACGGGCTTTGGCCGCCAGGTCGAGGAGGTGCATGTTGCAGGGGTTCCCCTCGTACCACACGCTGGCGATCCCGACCTGGGCCTTCTGCATGTCGTCGGTCGACAGGCCGGTGGCGTACAGCATGGCCTGTGACGCCCCTTGGGATTTCGGTTGCGTGATGTGCGACGAGTACTTGTTGAGCATGTCAGTGTCGGATGGATGGGGCCGCGCGAGGGATGGAGTCCGTCACCGCTGGCGATAGGAAACGGGGGAATGGGCCATGATAACGAGGACGCGGGGAGGGTCCATCGGGTTCGCGAGGAGGGGGGAGGCGGAAGGCTTAAGGCTGAAGACGGAAGGTAGAGAAGAACGGCCCAGCATCGCCGTCTCACCGGGTCCAGGGGCACCCTGGTGGGGGGATGCAAGGGGGCCACGCCCCCTTGCCCGCCGGAGGCCTGGCCGTCGAGAGACGTCTGAAGGGGTCCGTGTCCAAGCGCGGACAACGTGCCGGATGCCCTCTCACCATCCCGCGGGGATTCCAAAGCCAGCGTTGCGGGGTGAAGGAGTTCGTCCGGCGTCACGCCGGAGCGACGCCGAACGAGGGCTGGGTCGCTTCGTACATCCGGGCCGCCCGGAGCAGGCGTTCTTCTTCGAAGACCGGAGCCAGGAGCTGGAGTCCGATCGGCAGGCCGGCGGAGCTCTTTCCGCAGGGGATCGAGATCCCGGGGATTCCGGCGAGGTTAGCGCTGATGGTGTAGATGTCCATCAGGTACATCGCCAACGGATCGTCCGAGAGCTCACCGAGCCGGAACGCCGGGGTCGGGCTGACGGGCGAGAGGATCACGTCGACGTCCGCGAAGGCTTTGGAAAAATCGTCGCTGATCAGCCGGCGGACCTTGAGGGCCTTGTTGTAATAGGCGTCGTAGTACCCGCTCGAGAGGGCGTAGGTCCCGAGCATGATCCGCCGCTTCACTTCGTCGCCGAAGCCTTCGCCGCGGGAGGATTCGTAGAGATCGACGAGGTTTACCGGCTTCTCGCCGCGGTGTCCGTAGTGGACGCCGTCGTAGCGGGCCAGATTGCTCGATGCTTCGGACGAGGAGACGATGTAGTACACCGCGACGCAGTACTTGGTGTGCGGCAGATGGACTTCCCGGACCTCGGCTCCCAGTCCGCGGTAGACGTCGATCGCCTTCCGGACCGCCTCGGCGACCTCGGGGTCGAGCCCAGCGCCGAAGTATTCCGGCACGATCCCGATCCGGAGTCCCTTCAGCGGTGTGTCGAGGTTGGCGAGATAGTCCGGAACCGTGCGGTCGACCGAGGTCGAGTCGCGATGGTCGTGACCGGCGATGGTCTGCAGGGTCAACGCCGCCCCGCGGACATCGGTGGCCAGGGGGCCGATCTGGTCGAGGGAGCTGGCGAAGGCGACCAGCCCGTACCGCGAGACGCGACCGTAGGTCGGCTTCATCCCCACCACACCGCAGAACGCCGCCGGTAGCCGGATTGAACCGCCGGTGTCGGAGCCCAGCGCCAGCGGAGCCATTCCGCCGCCGACCGCCGCTCCCGAGCCGCCGCTGGAGCCACCGGGCGAGTGGGTCAGGTTCCAGGGGTTGGCGGTCTTCTTGAACGCGGAGTTCTCGCAGGAGGACCCCATCGCGAACTCGTCGAGGTTGACGCGGCCAATGAGGACCGCGTCCTCGGCCCGCAGCCGCTCGATGACGTGCGCGTCATACGGAGGGACGAACTTCTCGAGCATCCGGCTGGCGCAGGTGCATGGCGCGCCGACGGTGCAAAGATTGTCCTTGAGCGCGACCGGTAGACCGGCCAGCTTGCCGACGGTCCCTTTAGCGCGGCGCTCGTCTATCGCGCGGGCCTGGGCGAGGGCCCCCTCCGAGTCGACATGGAGAAACGCTCCGACCGCCGCGTCCCGGGCGGCGATGCTGTC of Planctomyces sp. SH-PL14 contains these proteins:
- the ilvD gene encoding dihydroxy-acid dehydratase, which gives rise to MLNKYSSHITQPKSQGASQAMLYATGLSTDDMQKAQVGIASVWYEGNPCNMHLLDLAAKAREGVVAAGLVGMRFNTIGVSDGISMGTDGMSYSLQSREIIADSIETVMGAQWYDGLISIPGCDKNMPGCLMAMGRLNRPALMIYGGTIKPGCSLKGEKLDIVSAFQSYGQYLAGKIDEAERRNIVEKSCPGAGACGGMYTANTMASAIEAMGMTLPFSSSIPAEDPAKLQECLDAGKAIRVLLEKDIKPRDIMTRQAFENAMVLIMTVGGSTNAVLHLIAMARAVGVDLTIDDFQKVSDRVPYIADLKPSGKWVQEDLHNVGGTPAVLKYLLQKGYIDGDCLTVTGKTLGENLSSAPGLHEGQTVVRPLEDPIKATGHIRIMKGNFCPDGAVAKITGKEGLQFNGPALCYDSEEDMLRGLEKGEIKGGEVIIIRYEGPKGGPGMPEMLTPTSALMGVGLGDKVALITDGRFSGGSHGFIIGHVTPEAQEGGPIALVKNGDRIMIDAEKNRIDLDLPAGEIEKRRAAWKAPAYKFTRGTLYKYIKNVKSASEGCVTDE
- the gatA gene encoding Asp-tRNA(Asn)/Glu-tRNA(Gln) amidotransferase subunit GatA encodes the protein MSLTTLPTSDLHAKLTRGEVSAVDVTQAYLDSIAARDAAVGAFLHVDSEGALAQARAIDERRAKGTVGKLAGLPVALKDNLCTVGAPCTCASRMLEKFVPPYDAHVIERLRAEDAVLIGRVNLDEFAMGSSCENSAFKKTANPWNLTHSPGGSSGGSGAAVGGGMAPLALGSDTGGSIRLPAAFCGVVGMKPTYGRVSRYGLVAFASSLDQIGPLATDVRGAALTLQTIAGHDHRDSTSVDRTVPDYLANLDTPLKGLRIGIVPEYFGAGLDPEVAEAVRKAIDVYRGLGAEVREVHLPHTKYCVAVYYIVSSSEASSNLARYDGVHYGHRGEKPVNLVDLYESSRGEGFGDEVKRRIMLGTYALSSGYYDAYYNKALKVRRLISDDFSKAFADVDVILSPVSPTPAFRLGELSDDPLAMYLMDIYTISANLAGIPGISIPCGKSSAGLPIGLQLLAPVFEEERLLRAARMYEATQPSFGVAPA